The following coding sequences are from one Triticum aestivum cultivar Chinese Spring chromosome 5A, IWGSC CS RefSeq v2.1, whole genome shotgun sequence window:
- the LOC123108498 gene encoding transcription factor GHD7, with protein MSMSCGLCGANNCPRLMVSPIHHRHHHHQEHQLRQHQFFAQGNHHHHHPVPLPPANFDHSRTWTTPFHETAAAGNSSRLTLEVGAGGRPMAHLVQPPARAHIVPFYGGAFTNTISNEAIMTIDTEMMVGPAHYPTMQERAAKVMRYREKRKRRRYDKQIRYESRKAYAELRPRVNGCFVKVPEAMASPSSPASPYDPSKLHLGWFR; from the exons ATGTCCATGTCATGCGGTTTGTGCGGCGCCAACAACTGCCCGCGCCTCATGGTCTCGCccattcatcatcgtcatcaccatcatcaGGAGCACCAGCTGCGTCAGCACCAGTTCTTCGCCCAaggcaaccaccaccaccaccacccagtGCCACTGCCGCCAGCCAACTTCGACCATAGCAGAACATGGACCACACCATTTCATGAAACAGCAGCTGCAGGGAACAGCAGCAGGCTCACGCTGGAGGTGGGCGCAGGCGGCCGACCCATGGCTCACCTAGTGCAGCCACCGGCAAGAGCCCACATC gTGCCATTTTACGGAGGTGCATTCACCAACACTATTAGCAATGAAGCAATCATGACTATTGACACAGAGATGATGGTGGGGCCTGCCCATTATCCCACAATGCAGGAGAGAGCAGCGAAGGTGATGAGGTATAGggagaagaggaagaggcggcgctATGACAAGCAAATCAGATACGAGTCCAGAAAAGCTTACGCTGAGCTTCGGCCACGGGTCAACGGCTGCTTTGTCAAGGTACCCGAAGCCATGGCGTCGCCATCATCTCCAGCTTCGCCCTATGATCCTAGTAAACTTCACCTCGGATGGTTCCGGTAA